GACCCCCGCAGCGCGCTGACCGACACGTCGAGCGGGACGAACGTGCCCAGCCCGCCCTCACGGGTGAGGGCGTCCAACAGCAGCCGGGTCTTCTCCGACGAACCGGAGCCCAACTCGATCAGGGTCTTGGCCGAGGTCAGCGCCGCGATGTCGGAGGCCCGCTCGGCCAGCACCGCCCGCTCGGCCCGGGTGGGGTAGTACTCGGGAAGTCGAGTTATCTCCTCGAACAGCTCACTGCCCCGGGCGTCGTAGAACCACTTCGGCGGCAGCCACTTCTGCCCGGCGCTCAGCCCGGCCCGGACGTCGTTGCGCAGGCCACGCTCCAGATCGCGCTCTTCGAGGTAGATCTCCAGGGGTTCCGCGGTCATCGGTTCACTCCTCTGTTCGATCAACCGTTACCTGCCGGCCCGGCGTGGCGCACCGGGGTCGGCAGTGGACGTACTCGCACCTCATCAGCGGTGGCGACGACCAGATGCCCCTCCGGCACCGCTCGCCACCCGGGATCGTCGTCGTGCGGCTCCGAGGCGAGCAGCACCGAACCGGTCCCCTCGCGGACCGACAGCGCGTGCCCGGCCACGCTGGCCACCGCCCGGTGACCGTCGGTGAGCAGCAGGTTGAGCCGCGACCCGGGGGCGGCCGCGGCGACGTCGGCCACCGTCTGTCCGACCGCGTCCGCCGGGTCGTCGCCGGCCCGCAGCCGATGCCGCACCAACGCCCAGAGCAACGCCGAGTCGGTGGCGGCGTCCAGGGTGAGCAGGTCACGGACCGGCAGGCCGGCCGCGAGTGGCACCACGGTGTCCGGCCAGCCACGAACCACCCCGTTGTGGCTGAACAGCCACCGCCCCTCGGCGAAGGGCGCGGCGGCGCCGTCGAGCACCGCCATCCCGACGGTGGCCGAGCGCACCGCCGCGAGCACCGCACCGGAGCGGGTCACCGACGCGAGCTGGGCGATGGTCGGGTCGCTCCAGATCGGCTGCGCCCGCCGGTAGCGCACCGGCTCACCCTCGCCCGGGTACCAGCCGACACCGAACCCGTCGGCGTTGATGGTGCCGCCGCCGCGCATGTCCCGGGGCGCCCAGGACTGCCGCACCAACGAGTGCGGCGGGTCGAACAGGACCTCGGCCAGGGTGACCGGCGGCCCCAGGTAGGCCAGGTGACGACACATCAGCGCGCCCAGCCCGCCGGGCCGCCGACAACGCAGTGGATCACCGGTGCGACTCGTCGGGCCGGGCGTCGCGGGCGCAGCGGAAACCGCTGAAGATCTGCCGGCGGATCGGATAGTCCCAGTTGCGAAAAGTGCCCCGGCAGGCGGAACGGTCGGTGCCGAACGAGCCACCCCGCAGCACCCGGTAGTCGCCACCGAAGAAGACCTCCGAGTATTCGCGGTAGGGAAACGCGGTGAAGCCGGGATGCCCGCCGAACGTGCTCGACGTCCACTCCCAGACGTCACCGATGAGCTGGTGCACCCCCAACGGCGACACACCGGCCGGGTACGCGCCCACCGGCGCCGGCCGCAGGTGACGTTGGTCGAGGTTGGCGTGCGCCTCGGTGGGGTCGTCGTCCCCCCAGGGATAACGGCGCGAGCGCCCGGTCGCCGGGTCCCAACGGGCCGCCTTCTCCCACTCCGCCTCGGTCGGCAACCGCTTACCGGCCCACGCCGCGTACGCCTGCGCCTCGTAGAAGCACACGTGCACCACCGGCTCGTCGGCGCGCACCCGGCTCCACCGGCCGAAACGCTGGTAGGACCATTCGTCGCCGTCCCGACGCCAGTGCATCGGCGCCTCCAGCCCCTCCCGGAGCCGATGCGCCCAGCCGGCCGAGCTCCACCAGCGCTGATCGCGGTAGCCGTCCTCCGCGATGAACGCCGCGAACTCCCCGTTGGTGACCGGGGCGGCATCGATGACGTACGCCGGAAGGTCGACCCGGTGCGCCGGACGTTCGTTGTCCAACGCCCACGGGTCGGTGTCGGTGCCCATGGTGAACTCCCCGGCCGGCACCAGCACCTCCCCACCGACCCGCACGGACGGCTCCGGCGGCGGCGGGGCGTGCAACACCGCCGGCCCCGAGCGCAGTTGATGGGTGGCGAGCATGGTCTCGTCGTGCTGCTGCTCGTGCTGCACGATCATGCCGAACGCGAACCCGTCGGCGACCAGCGGCCGCTCGGTGAAGGTCACCGCGTCGAGCAGATCGTGCACCTTGTCCCGGACGGTGCCCAGGTAGGCACGCGCCTCGGCGGGCGGCAGCAGGGGCAGCGCCGGGCGGTCCCGGCGCGGCTGCTTGAACGCGTCGTACAGCTCGTCGATGTCGCACCGGACCGGCTCGCGCCCCCCGACATCGCGCACCAACCACAGCTCCTCCTGGTTGCCCACGTGGGCGAGGTCCCAGACCAGCGGCGACATCAGCGGAGAGTGTTGGCGCATCAGGTCGGCGTCGTCGACCACCTCGGTCAACAACGTGGTGCGGGCGCGGGCGCGCGCCAACTCCACCGCGATCCGATCGCGCAACCGCTCCCCGTCGACGTGCCCCATGGCGCCGGCGGGCACCGCGTCCCCTTTCACACTCACCGCGTCCCTCTCCGTTCGCGACTGCGGGGCTCGCAACCCCGGCTCACTCCTCGCGCTCACCGCGTCCCTCTCCGTTCGCGACTGCGGGGCTCGCAACCCCGGCTCACTCCTCGCGCTCACCGCGTCCCTTTCCGTTCGCGACTGCGAGGCTCGCAACCCCGGCTCACTCCTCGCGCTCACCGGTCGTCTCCCCTCTGGGCGGCGGCCAGCCGCCCTCGTACGCCTCGCTCGATGTCCTTGTGGGTGCCGGCCGGCAGGTCCAGCCGGGGCAGGGCGGTCAGGGCCAGGTCGAGCAGGGCCGCCGCGGCGGCGGCCAGCGCGGCGTCGGCCAGACCGTGCCGGGCGGCAGCCGACCAGCGGTCCGCCACCGGCGCTGAGATCGCGTACGCCCCGCGCAGCGTGCCCGGGTCGTGGAAGAGGGCGCTCAGCACCGCCAGCGGGAGCCGCCAGTCCCGGTCGGGTTGGGCGTCCAGGTAGCGCAGCTCCAGGTAACCGCGCGGCCGCACCGGCGGAAAGAGGGTGCTGATGTGGTAGTCCAGGTCATCGGTGGTGGGTGGTTCCGGCAGCGCGCCGTCGAGCCAGTCGGCGAAGGTCACACCGGCCGGCGCGGTCCAGTCCGAGCCGTCCCGACGCCGGCACAGCAGCGGCGCGGCCAGCACGTACCGGATCCAGGCTGCGGTCGGGTCCTCGTCGGCGTGGCCCGGCGTCCAGACCGGGCGGGTGCGGGCCGGGTCGATGGCCAGCCAGGTGGCCATCCGGGCGGAGGCCCAGCCGGTGCGCCGCCCGGCGTGTCGGGTGGCGGATGCGAACGCCGCGAGCAGCGGCGGCCCGACGGCGTGGGCCGTGGCCCAGCGGTCAGCGACCTGGTTCGGCTCACCGGCGTCGAGACAGACCTGGAGGCCGGCGGTGCTGTACATCATGGTGCGGCCGGCCGGACCGCGCCGGTCGAAGGCACCGCGCATCGCGCGGTAGCGGGGAGTTTCCAGCACCGGGCGGGGCCGTCGGTGTGGGTCGATGCCGCTGCGGCCGAGAATCAGCCCGGCGGTGGCCAGCAGGTCGGTGACCTGGGCGATGTCGGCCTCGGTGGCCCGGATCAATGCGGCGGTCGAGGCGCGGGGCGGGGTGGAGATCTCCAACTGGCCACCCGGCTCCAGCGTCACCATGCCGCCGTGCCGCAGAGGCTCGGAAGGGCTGGTGGGATCCAGTGTGACGGGGCTGTGCCGCCCCAGCGCCGCCCGCAGCCTTGTCGGATCGACGGGGCGGACGGGGTCGGAGGCGTCGTGCACGGTCCATTCCAGTTCGACGCCGGTGTGTGTCGGTGGACCGGTCTTGAAGCAGATCCGGGCGAGGTGCCGGCCTGCGGCTGCGGACTCGCGCAGAATGGCGCTGCGGTCCAGCTCGGGCGACGTCACCAACGGTCAGGCCCCCTCTCGTGTGCCGCCTTCGCGACACTGTGCCACCGTAAACCCACCCACCGACACCGTCGGGGGCTTGCACGGCGCCACCAACTTCTGTCTAACAGACGAATTTCCCACGCAGGGCGGAACAGACCGCTCCCGGCCGCCGGCCGATCACTGCGGGGTGGGGCGGCCCGAGGGTGGGGGTGGCGGGCTGACCTTCGCTGGTTCCGACCGCTTCTCCTCGGGCACCAGCCGCCGGCAGTACTCCTCGACCTGGCCGGCACTGCCCGCGGCCGTCACCAGCCTCTCGTAGGCCGGCGTTCGCAGCGCCTTGTCCCGCTGGTCGGGCTTCTTGGCCAGCCAGGAGCGGCACAGACCGTGCAACGACCCGCCAGGCGCGGTCTGCGCCGATGGTGTGCCGGGGGCAGGTGGCGTGCCGGGCGACGGCGGGCGGGGCGACGGGGTGCCGGCCGACGGGGTGCCCGGGGAGGACGGCGATCGACTGGGCTCGCCGGACCGGGGAGAACCCTGGCCCGGGGTTGGTGACGTGCGGGTCGGCTCCGGTGCGCCCGGGTCGGGCACCCAGTCCTGACTGACCGCGGCGAAGGCCGCACCCGCCGTCGCGGTGACGGCCACCGCACCGATCCAGGCCGCCGCGCCAGCCGTCAGACGGCGACCGCGCGGCCGGTGCGGCACCGACGGCGTCGGGTCTGCTCGGGCCGCCAGGAACGCGGCAACGGCCGCGTCCTCGCCAGCCAACTCTCGCGGGAGGCCCGGGCCGGCAGCCGCGGCGAGCAGCCGCGCCACCGGCTCGGCGGGGGCGGACCCCGGGACGGACGTCGAGGGGGTGTGGGCCTGGCCCGGGGCGGTGTCGGAGCTGCCGTGGGCGGAGTCGAGCAGCCGGTCGGTTTCGGCATGGTCGGCCCGCCGGAACGGGTTCATCGGAAGTCCCCTCACGTCAGCCGTCCGCCGGCTCGGTGTGCGGCGCCCGCAGGGCTGGACTGCTGGCGGGGCGGGGCGCCGGCACCCCCTCGACACCGACGGACAACCCGGCCGGGCCTTCGCGCTCCAGCAGTGCCGCGAGCCGCCGCAGGCCTCGGTGGGCGGCGGTCCGAACGGCACCGGCCCGACGACCCAGCACACGGCCCGCGGACCCCGCGTCGAGCCCGATCACCGCCCGCAACAGGACGGCTTCGGCCTCGCGGGGAGGCAGGGTCGCGATCAGCGCCAGGGCGGTCTCGGTGCCGATCGTCTCGCTGGCCCCCTCGGCGGTGTCCGCGTCGCTGGCGAGGTCGGCGAGCGCCTGCACCGGGACCGGAAGTGACGGGCGGCGGCGCATTCGGCGCAGGTGGTCCATCGCCCGGTTGCGGGCGATGGTGACGGTCCAGGCGCGGAACTCGCCGCCGGTGAAGCTGGGCAGGTCACGGGAGATCTGCAGCCAGGTCTCGGAGGCGACGTCCTCGGCGTCCGCGCCGACCAGCGCGGTCAGATAGCGCAGCAGGCCCGGCTGGAGGCTGCGGTAGAGGAAGCGGAAGGCCTCCTCGTCCCCGCTCTGTGCCGCGCCGACCGCCTCCGACAGGTCGCCGGTCATCCGCAACCCGTGCACTGCCCGAGGCGCGTCGGCCCGATCAGCCGGGCAAAGGCAGACCACGCGGTACGAGAGGACCCGCCGACCAACTCCCGCACCCGCACCGCCCCCCGCCGATCTGATCGCGCCCGCTACCGGAAGTGGCCCGGGCGGGACGTCCGGGGCCGACGCCAGGGCGGGCGACGCGGCACGACCGCACGCCGAGATCGCCGGGCGGGCCCGAGCCGGGCTAACGCTAGGAGGGGGACCACCGACGAGCAAGTCGGCACCGTGTCACGGAAGAGTGACAATTATCAACCCGGCGGGACGGCGCGTTGCCGTAACAGGCAGTCGCCGGGAGGTGCGCTCTGTGCCCGACGGCGGTTTTTTGCGACCATCCAGCGTTCCCATGCCGAAAGATGTCAGTTTTCGTCACACCCCGTCGCGGCCTGGTCACAGAGACGCAGCGTCCACAGAGGTCAAGCCGGATGACCCAACGTGTATGACCCGTCGGCTGGCCGGCCGCGGCGCGCCGCGCGGCGCCGCTCTAGGTACGGTAATGCGGTGTTGTCATCGGAGGTCGTGCTCAGCGGTCGGTACCGCCTGGACGAACGTGTCGCCACCGGCGGTATGGGCGACGTCTGGCGTGCCTCCGACCTGGTCCTCGGCCGGCAGGTCGCGGTCAAGGTCCTGCTGCCGGCGCTGGTCTCCGACCCCGACTTCATCGCCCGGTTCCGGGCCGAGGCCCGGATCATGGCGGCGCTGCGGCACCCCGGCATCGTGCAGGTCTTCGACTGCGGCGCGGATGATCTGCCCGACGGCGGGCGGGCGGACTACCTCGTCATGGAGTTCGTCGCCGGCGAGCCGTTGTCCAAGCGGATTGAGACGGCCGGCCGGCTCGACGTGGCCGAGACGATGTCGATCGTGGCCCAGGCGGCGGCCGCGCTGAACGCGGCACACCGCGGTGGCATCGTGCACCGCGACGTCAAGCCCAGCAACCTGCTGGTGCACGAGGACGGCACCGTCGTCCTGGTGGACTTCGGGGTGGCCCGTTCCACCGACATCACCAGCATCACCAGCGCCAACGCGGTGCCCGGCACCGCCCTCTACATGGCCCCCGAGCAGGCCGCCGGCCGGCCGGTCAGTGGCGCCACCGACATCTACGCGCTGGGTGCGGTCACCTACTGCTGCCTCACCGGCAGTCCCCCGTTCACCGGCGACAACCCGCTCCAGGTCGCCGTGCGACACCTGGACGACGAACCACCCGAGTTGCCGCACGACATCCCGGAGGCGGTCCGGGCCCTGGTGTCCCGGGCCCTGGCCAAGGACCCGCTCGACCGGTTCAGCAGCGCCGCGGCGATGGCCGAAGCCGCCCGGACCGCGGTCACCGGCGGCGAGCCGCCGACGGCGATGGCAGCGGCGGTCCCGTTGCGCGACGCCGGCCCGGGCACCCGCACCGACGTGCCGGCCGGCGCGGCGGTGGCGAGTGGGGCGCAGGCCGGGCGTCAGCGTCGGCGAGGCCCGCTGGTCGGTGCGGCGGCGGCCATGCTGGTCGCGCTGGTCGGGCTCGGTGCCGCACTGGGCGCGGCGCGCAACGCCGCCGATGATGACCCGGCGGTCAATCTGCCGACCACCTCACCGACGGTGCGGCCGAGCGGGCCGCTGGACCTGCCGGCCGCGAACGAGCAGGTCGCCACCGGCGACCCGGGCCGACCCGATCGGGGCCCGGTCCCCAACACCTCCCCGTCGGCCCCGGTCTCCGCCACGCCGAGCATCCAGCCGAGCCAGACGACCGCCCCGCCGACGCCGGCGCCGACGGTCACCACTGCACCGCCCAGCGATCCGCCGAAGACCGCTACGCCGAGCAACCCGCCACCCGCGCCCGATCCGACCCCCACCACGAGCCCACCGACCGCGCCGGAGGACCCGATGGGCGGCTGACCGCCCAGTCCCACCAGCACCGATATCCCCAAAACGGACTTACGTCGCCGAAGACGCCTCTAGGCTCTCTGCAGGTCATTTCCACCATCTGCCTCAGGAGCCTGGGTGAGCGCTGAAAAGCTGGTCGTGATCGGTCAGGGGTACGTCGGACTGCCGCTGGCCATGCGTGCCGTCGAGGCCGGGCTGGACGTGGTCGGTCTCGACGTCGATGCCGATCGGGTGAAGCGTCTCGCCTCCGGTGAGTCGTTCATCGAGGACATCCCGACCGACCGGCTGGGCCGGGCGTTGAGCAGCGGCCGATACCACCCCAGCACGGAGTACACCGACGCCGAGGATTTCGACATCTGCGTCATCACCGTGCCGACCCCACTGCGTGACGGCACCCCAGACCTGAGCTTCGTCGAGCAGGCCGGCGTCGGCATCGGCCCGTACGTCCGGTCGGGTTGCACGGTGATCCTGGAGTCGACCACGTACCCCGGCACCACCGAGGAGTTGCTGCGCCCGCTGTTGGAATCGGCCAGCGGGCTGACCAGCCCCGGTGACTTCCACCTCGGCTACAGTCCGGAGCGGATCGACCCGGGCAACCCCGACTGGCGGCTGGAGAACACGCCGAAGGTCGTCTCCGGTGTGGACCTGGCGTCACTGACCCGGGTGGACGAGTTCTACCAGCGCCTCGTGCACCGCACCGTGCCGGTGGACTCCACCCGCGTGGCCGAGCTGACCAAGCTGATCGAGAACACCTTCCGCCAGGTCAACATCGCGCTGATCAACGAGCTGACCATGCTCTCGCACCACCTCGACATCGACGTCTGGCAGGCCATCGAGGCCGCGGAGACCAAGCCGTTCGGCTTCATGCCGTTCCGGCCCGGTCCCGGCGTCGGCGGGCACTGCCTGCCGATCGACCCGTGCTACCTGTCGTGGCAGGTCAAGCGCCGCCTCGGCCGGCAGTTCCGGTTCATCGAGTTGGCCAACGACATCAACCACGAGATGCCCGAGCACGTCGCGCAGCGGATCATGGCGGGACTGAACCGGAGCGGCCGGGCCGTCAGCGGCGCACGACTGCTGCTGCTCGGTCTGGCGTACAAGAAGAACACCGGCGACATGCGGGACTCCCCCGCGGTCGACGTGGCCCGCCGCCTGCAGGCCCTCGGCGCCGAGGTCCACGCGGTGGAGCCGTACGCCGAGCCGCACCAGATCCCGGCCGGGGTCACAGTGGTCGGGCTCTCGGAGCGGGAGGTGAGCGCCGCCGACGGGGTGGTGGTGGTCACCGACCACGACAGCATCGACTACGACCTCGTGGTGCGGCACGCCCGCTACGTCTTCGACACCCGCAACCGGTGCGTCGGCCCGATGGTCGAACGCCTGTAGACCCGGCACCGCTGGCCGGTCCCGCCGCTGGGGAAGATGGCGGGGCCGGCCGGCGGATGTCCGTTCGGGTCCTGCCCGGCCGGGACCGCATCGGTCACTGGTCGGCGAGCGCCTCGACGACCGGGCGGGACAGCGCCCGACGGGCGGGCAGCACCGAGGCGAGCAGGGCGGCCAGCACCGCGACGCCGAGGGTCAGCCCGAGCTGGCCGAGCGGCAGCACCACGTGGAAATCCCCGCCGAGGCGGGTCAGCAGTGCCATCGCGGAGGCGCTGACCCCGGTGCCCAGTCCCACCCCGAGCACCGCGCCGACCAGCGCCATCAGCACCGCCTCGATGGCGAGCACCGCCCGCATGCGCCCTCGGGTGAGCCCGACCGCCCGCAGCACGGCGTTCTCCCTGGTGCGCTCGACCACCGACAGGCTCAGCGTGTTCGCCACACCGACCAGGGCGATCACCACGGCCAGGCCGAGCAGCGCGGTGACGAGGACGAGCAGCATGTCGACGGTCCCGGTCAGCATCTTCTTGTACGCCCCCTGGTCCATCAGGTTCACCGTCGGGTAGCGGCCCAGCACCGCCTCGATCGCGTCCCGGGCCCGTTCGGCGCTCACGCCGGTGGCGGGGTCGATCTCGGCCAGGTAACCGCGCTGGGCGGGGAAGAGTGCTGCGAAGTCCTCGTCGGCCATGTCGATGACGTGCCCGACGGGCGCGCCGTCGGAGCGGGTGTCGTCGGTGACCACGGCGGCCACCCGGAACGACCGGCCCTGGAGGGTCACCGGCGAG
This portion of the Micromonospora zamorensis genome encodes:
- a CDS encoding nucleotide sugar dehydrogenase; the protein is MSAEKLVVIGQGYVGLPLAMRAVEAGLDVVGLDVDADRVKRLASGESFIEDIPTDRLGRALSSGRYHPSTEYTDAEDFDICVITVPTPLRDGTPDLSFVEQAGVGIGPYVRSGCTVILESTTYPGTTEELLRPLLESASGLTSPGDFHLGYSPERIDPGNPDWRLENTPKVVSGVDLASLTRVDEFYQRLVHRTVPVDSTRVAELTKLIENTFRQVNIALINELTMLSHHLDIDVWQAIEAAETKPFGFMPFRPGPGVGGHCLPIDPCYLSWQVKRRLGRQFRFIELANDINHEMPEHVAQRIMAGLNRSGRAVSGARLLLLGLAYKKNTGDMRDSPAVDVARRLQALGAEVHAVEPYAEPHQIPAGVTVVGLSEREVSAADGVVVVTDHDSIDYDLVVRHARYVFDTRNRCVGPMVERL
- the egtC gene encoding ergothioneine biosynthesis protein EgtC — translated: MCRHLAYLGPPVTLAEVLFDPPHSLVRQSWAPRDMRGGGTINADGFGVGWYPGEGEPVRYRRAQPIWSDPTIAQLASVTRSGAVLAAVRSATVGMAVLDGAAAPFAEGRWLFSHNGVVRGWPDTVVPLAAGLPVRDLLTLDAATDSALLWALVRHRLRAGDDPADAVGQTVADVAAAAPGSRLNLLLTDGHRAVASVAGHALSVREGTGSVLLASEPHDDDPGWRAVPEGHLVVATADEVRVRPLPTPVRHAGPAGNG
- the egtB gene encoding ergothioneine biosynthesis protein EgtB, which gives rise to MGHVDGERLRDRIAVELARARARTTLLTEVVDDADLMRQHSPLMSPLVWDLAHVGNQEELWLVRDVGGREPVRCDIDELYDAFKQPRRDRPALPLLPPAEARAYLGTVRDKVHDLLDAVTFTERPLVADGFAFGMIVQHEQQHDETMLATHQLRSGPAVLHAPPPPEPSVRVGGEVLVPAGEFTMGTDTDPWALDNERPAHRVDLPAYVIDAAPVTNGEFAAFIAEDGYRDQRWWSSAGWAHRLREGLEAPMHWRRDGDEWSYQRFGRWSRVRADEPVVHVCFYEAQAYAAWAGKRLPTEAEWEKAARWDPATGRSRRYPWGDDDPTEAHANLDQRHLRPAPVGAYPAGVSPLGVHQLIGDVWEWTSSTFGGHPGFTAFPYREYSEVFFGGDYRVLRGGSFGTDRSACRGTFRNWDYPIRRQIFSGFRCARDARPDESHR
- a CDS encoding RNA polymerase sigma factor, which gives rise to MTGDLSEAVGAAQSGDEEAFRFLYRSLQPGLLRYLTALVGADAEDVASETWLQISRDLPSFTGGEFRAWTVTIARNRAMDHLRRMRRRPSLPVPVQALADLASDADTAEGASETIGTETALALIATLPPREAEAVLLRAVIGLDAGSAGRVLGRRAGAVRTAAHRGLRRLAALLEREGPAGLSVGVEGVPAPRPASSPALRAPHTEPADG
- a CDS encoding serine/threonine-protein kinase, with the translated sequence MLSSEVVLSGRYRLDERVATGGMGDVWRASDLVLGRQVAVKVLLPALVSDPDFIARFRAEARIMAALRHPGIVQVFDCGADDLPDGGRADYLVMEFVAGEPLSKRIETAGRLDVAETMSIVAQAAAALNAAHRGGIVHRDVKPSNLLVHEDGTVVLVDFGVARSTDITSITSANAVPGTALYMAPEQAAGRPVSGATDIYALGAVTYCCLTGSPPFTGDNPLQVAVRHLDDEPPELPHDIPEAVRALVSRALAKDPLDRFSSAAAMAEAARTAVTGGEPPTAMAAAVPLRDAGPGTRTDVPAGAAVASGAQAGRQRRRGPLVGAAAAMLVALVGLGAALGAARNAADDDPAVNLPTTSPTVRPSGPLDLPAANEQVATGDPGRPDRGPVPNTSPSAPVSATPSIQPSQTTAPPTPAPTVTTAPPSDPPKTATPSNPPPAPDPTPTTSPPTAPEDPMGG
- the egtA gene encoding ergothioneine biosynthesis glutamate--cysteine ligase EgtA; amino-acid sequence: MVTSPELDRSAILRESAAAGRHLARICFKTGPPTHTGVELEWTVHDASDPVRPVDPTRLRAALGRHSPVTLDPTSPSEPLRHGGMVTLEPGGQLEISTPPRASTAALIRATEADIAQVTDLLATAGLILGRSGIDPHRRPRPVLETPRYRAMRGAFDRRGPAGRTMMYSTAGLQVCLDAGEPNQVADRWATAHAVGPPLLAAFASATRHAGRRTGWASARMATWLAIDPARTRPVWTPGHADEDPTAAWIRYVLAAPLLCRRRDGSDWTAPAGVTFADWLDGALPEPPTTDDLDYHISTLFPPVRPRGYLELRYLDAQPDRDWRLPLAVLSALFHDPGTLRGAYAISAPVADRWSAAARHGLADAALAAAAAALLDLALTALPRLDLPAGTHKDIERGVRGRLAAAQRGDDR